The following are encoded together in the Candidatus Angelobacter sp. genome:
- a CDS encoding Rne/Rng family ribonuclease — protein sequence MSERNFSRRRRGGHRFRPSGGMSSQVQRPDRAASEARAQALGEKPSEESVFDRARHEREIQRSENIAAGLPADASAAAPPGPGEVRKRDFREPDLAIPAEVKEDDAGYEPVKVKEQPPQGIVDAIKVVANRVIKKVQKFIKPEKKIHKEVIINAESLETRVAVLEEGKLEEFTIERTSDERLVGSIFKGKVKNLEDGLKAAFVDIGFEKNAFLHYWDIVPSNFDSSVEIVEREGRKRDKPRITQRDIPRLYPPGSDIIVQVTKGPIGTKGPRVTTNLALPGRYLVLLPNSDQSGISRKIENHEERQRLKKTLRELSIPEGMGVIIRTVGEGQQKRYFVRDLALLIDEWKQIQEKINRQPSATCVFQEPELIERTVRDFLTEDVERIVIDSPRQYDRVREMIGRISKRSISKVKLYTDSQPVFDRFSITRQLESAFARQVHLKSGGYIVIDETEALVAIDVNTGRHKSSKDQESTIVRVNLEAADEICRQLRLRNMGGLIVLDFIDMKSRRDQQSVYQRVKEGLKRDRAKTHILPISQLGLMEMTRQRHTESVRASVYDDCPYCKGRGKVKSSLTMSVEIQRKLGEILKKRSRDESDFQLRIVVHPSVLQRLRTEDEKLITEMEKRYFGKLLFRSDPALHAEQFKIFNVATNEELASGGG from the coding sequence ATGAGTGAAAGAAACTTTTCCCGCCGCCGTCGCGGCGGTCACCGGTTCCGCCCCAGCGGCGGAATGTCATCCCAGGTCCAGCGTCCGGACCGTGCCGCCAGCGAGGCCCGCGCCCAGGCGCTCGGCGAAAAACCGAGCGAGGAATCCGTCTTCGACAGGGCCCGTCACGAACGCGAAATCCAGCGGTCGGAAAACATTGCCGCCGGACTCCCGGCTGACGCCTCCGCTGCGGCGCCGCCCGGACCGGGCGAAGTGAGAAAGCGTGATTTTCGCGAGCCAGACCTGGCCATCCCGGCCGAGGTAAAGGAAGACGACGCCGGCTACGAGCCGGTGAAGGTTAAAGAACAGCCGCCGCAGGGCATCGTTGACGCGATCAAGGTGGTCGCCAACCGGGTCATTAAGAAGGTCCAGAAATTCATCAAACCCGAGAAGAAGATTCACAAGGAGGTCATCATCAACGCCGAGTCGCTTGAGACGCGCGTCGCCGTGCTCGAAGAAGGCAAGCTCGAGGAGTTCACCATTGAACGCACCAGCGATGAGCGCCTTGTCGGCAGCATCTTCAAGGGCAAGGTCAAAAACCTCGAAGACGGCCTGAAAGCCGCCTTTGTGGACATCGGTTTCGAGAAGAACGCCTTCCTGCACTATTGGGACATCGTTCCCAGTAATTTTGACAGCAGCGTCGAGATCGTGGAGCGCGAAGGGCGCAAACGCGACAAACCGCGCATCACGCAGCGGGACATTCCACGCCTTTACCCGCCCGGCAGTGATATCATCGTGCAGGTGACCAAGGGGCCAATCGGCACCAAGGGCCCCCGAGTGACGACCAACCTTGCCCTGCCCGGGCGTTATCTGGTGCTGCTCCCCAATTCCGACCAAAGCGGCATCTCCCGCAAAATCGAAAATCATGAGGAACGCCAGCGCCTGAAAAAAACCTTGCGGGAACTCAGCATTCCCGAAGGCATGGGAGTCATCATCCGCACCGTCGGTGAAGGTCAGCAAAAACGCTACTTCGTGCGCGACCTGGCGCTGCTGATCGATGAGTGGAAGCAAATCCAGGAAAAGATCAACCGCCAGCCCTCGGCCACCTGCGTGTTCCAGGAACCTGAATTGATCGAGCGCACCGTGCGCGACTTCCTCACCGAGGACGTCGAGCGCATTGTCATCGACAGCCCGCGACAATATGACCGCGTTCGCGAAATGATCGGGCGTATTTCCAAGCGGTCAATTTCCAAGGTCAAACTGTACACCGACTCGCAGCCGGTGTTCGACCGGTTCAGCATCACGCGCCAGCTTGAATCCGCTTTCGCCCGGCAGGTCCATTTGAAGAGCGGCGGCTATATTGTCATTGACGAAACCGAGGCGCTTGTCGCCATCGACGTCAACACCGGCAGGCACAAAAGCAGCAAGGACCAGGAGTCCACAATCGTCCGGGTCAACCTGGAAGCCGCGGACGAAATCTGCCGCCAGCTCCGCCTGCGCAACATGGGCGGTCTGATCGTGCTCGATTTCATCGACATGAAATCCCGCCGCGACCAGCAATCCGTCTATCAACGCGTGAAAGAAGGGCTCAAACGGGACCGCGCCAAGACGCACATCCTGCCCATTTCACAGCTTGGCCTGATGGAAATGACACGCCAGCGCCACACTGAAAGCGTGCGTGCGTCGGTGTACGATGACTGCCCGTATTGCAAAGGCCGCGGCAAGGTGAAGAGCTCCCTCACCATGAGCGTGGAAATCCAGCGCAAGCTCGGCGAAATCCTGAAGAAACGCTCGCGCGACGAGTCCGACTTCCAGCTGCGCATTGTCGTCCATCCCAGCGTCCTCCAGCGGCTGCGGACGGAGGACGAGAAATTGATCACTGAAATGGAGAAACGCTACTTTGGCAAACTGCTTTTCCGTTCTGATCCTGCGCTGCATGCGGAACAGTTCAAGATCTTCAATGTAGCCACCAACGAGGAGCTTGCCAGCGGAGGAGGCTGA
- the mrdA gene encoding penicillin-binding protein 2 — MLIFDQLRKSDRQLQVLAACVLSGLGILLVGLWYVQVLSARRYRTSQINQSFRTVRIPAIRGKIFDAGGIALAENRPSYNVNLYLDELRPYFQSAYSNNLNWITAQITRTNKKARLTRNQRIELGKLTRHRVVSNLVWRVTSFLQLPQALNEKQFLEHYGQRLFLPMPVLQDLNPQRVALFAEQSASLPGFDLDVQPVRVYPHHSTAAHLIGYLLRSDSAADEDIFFNYRMPDFKGATGVEGALDEQLRGKTGAKSVLVNSLGYRQSENIWNAADAGQNVHLTIDLEIQKAAEQALRSGPEGAHTRGAVVVMDPTNGDLLAVASSPTFDPNEFIQGLSSDEFHALDDPKLRPQINRATAGVYEPGSIFKTVVAMAALEAGLNPKEKIFNPPDPAEPWHGHIFVGRHKVRDLASPGEYDFQRALIKSSNTYFITNGLKAGVDRILEIGKRLHLGERSGVPTWQDSAGTLPTREWRQANMGGAWFDGNTANLCIGQGEIAVTPLQVAVLISAIANGGTVYWPRLVARIEPQDPFSDNQPVNYPTARVRDNLNVSRRSLDIIREAMHADVHDPDGTGKRAFVPGMQICAKTGTAQIMQGRKIVGHTVWFASFAPYEHPRYTVIVMVERDEGMSGSGGETCAPLAQQIYRVLQKRESGPKSKKPESLAKN; from the coding sequence ATGCTGATCTTCGACCAACTCAGAAAAAGCGACCGGCAGTTGCAGGTGCTGGCCGCCTGCGTCTTGTCCGGGCTGGGCATCCTGCTCGTCGGATTGTGGTATGTTCAGGTGCTTTCAGCCCGACGTTACCGGACCAGTCAGATCAACCAGTCGTTTCGCACGGTGCGTATTCCGGCGATTCGCGGGAAGATTTTTGATGCCGGCGGCATCGCGCTTGCGGAAAATCGTCCCAGCTACAATGTCAATCTCTACCTCGACGAGTTACGCCCTTATTTCCAGAGCGCGTACAGCAATAATTTGAATTGGATCACCGCCCAGATTACGCGAACGAACAAAAAGGCGCGACTGACGCGCAATCAGCGAATTGAACTGGGCAAACTGACCCGTCATCGGGTCGTCAGCAACCTCGTATGGCGTGTCACGTCCTTCCTGCAGCTGCCGCAGGCGTTGAATGAAAAACAGTTTCTCGAACACTACGGCCAGCGCCTCTTTCTGCCGATGCCGGTCCTGCAAGACCTGAACCCACAACGAGTCGCCCTGTTTGCGGAGCAATCCGCGAGTCTCCCCGGCTTTGACCTCGACGTTCAACCAGTGCGTGTTTATCCGCACCACTCCACGGCCGCGCACCTGATCGGCTACCTGCTCCGCAGCGACTCGGCCGCGGACGAGGACATTTTCTTCAATTACCGGATGCCGGATTTCAAGGGCGCCACCGGTGTTGAGGGCGCGTTGGACGAGCAATTGCGCGGAAAGACGGGTGCCAAATCAGTTCTTGTCAACAGTCTTGGCTATCGCCAGTCCGAGAACATATGGAACGCGGCTGACGCGGGCCAGAACGTCCATCTGACAATCGACCTGGAGATTCAAAAGGCCGCGGAACAGGCCCTGCGCTCGGGCCCCGAGGGAGCGCATACGCGGGGAGCGGTCGTGGTCATGGACCCGACGAATGGCGACTTGCTCGCCGTCGCATCGAGCCCGACGTTCGACCCCAACGAATTCATTCAAGGTCTTTCCAGCGACGAGTTTCACGCGTTGGATGATCCGAAGCTGCGCCCGCAAATCAACCGCGCCACCGCCGGCGTCTACGAGCCGGGCTCGATTTTCAAAACCGTGGTTGCCATGGCTGCGCTCGAAGCCGGATTGAATCCGAAGGAAAAGATCTTTAATCCGCCCGACCCGGCGGAACCCTGGCATGGTCATATTTTCGTGGGGCGGCACAAGGTCAGGGATCTTGCCTCCCCGGGCGAGTATGACTTCCAACGCGCCCTCATCAAATCAAGCAATACCTATTTCATCACCAACGGACTCAAAGCGGGTGTGGACCGCATTCTGGAAATCGGCAAGCGCCTTCACCTCGGCGAACGCAGCGGAGTCCCGACCTGGCAGGACTCCGCGGGCACCCTGCCGACGCGCGAATGGCGACAGGCCAACATGGGAGGGGCATGGTTCGACGGGAACACTGCAAACCTGTGCATCGGCCAAGGTGAAATTGCCGTCACGCCGTTGCAGGTGGCCGTGTTGATCTCGGCCATTGCCAACGGCGGCACGGTTTATTGGCCGCGTCTCGTCGCCCGCATCGAGCCGCAGGATCCGTTCAGCGACAATCAACCAGTCAACTATCCGACCGCCCGGGTGCGGGACAATTTGAATGTGAGTCGCCGCAGTCTCGACATCATCCGTGAGGCCATGCACGCCGACGTGCATGATCCCGACGGCACCGGCAAGCGCGCTTTTGTGCCAGGCATGCAGATTTGCGCCAAGACCGGGACGGCCCAGATTATGCAAGGGCGCAAAATTGTCGGCCATACAGTCTGGTTTGCCTCCTTCGCGCCTTATGAACATCCGCGCTACACGGTCATTGTGATGGTTGAGCGCGATGAAGGCATGAGTGGATCCGGGGGCGAAACGTGCGCCCCGCTGGCGCAACAGATCTACCGCGTGTTGCAGAAGCGTGAATCTGGACCGAAGTCAAAAAAACCGGAATCTTTGGCAAAGAATTAG
- the rodA gene encoding rod shape-determining protein RodA: MFEPHLNERQSRVDWQMIVAVLGLMVIGVSFIYSAKPPTETTAWYNAFYVRQIIWYAMGIGGAIAVCLVDYHSLSRWALIAYWGTILLLIAVLLPHIGAYRLGARRWIDLGFFQLQPSEFAKLSFIFIQAHFLSRPGEELRQPYVFVKAVGLTLLPFLLILKEPDLGSSLVLLPVGLVMTYVAGVPPRFLLRLVGTVGVLVALLLADILFAPSNWQIKLEDYQRRRLWVYFGRDFAADKNTETERQKARLQERNDSWNVRQALISVGSGGFWGKGWRQGQQIALGYLPPVVAHNDFIFSVIAEEKGFLGSVLVLSLYTVVLFTGIRIAGQARDRLGKLLAVGVVTLLFSHVFINIGMNIRLMPVTGIPLPLLSYGGSSVICSLIAAGILQNVHLYRRNY; the protein is encoded by the coding sequence ATGTTTGAACCGCACCTCAACGAGCGTCAATCGCGCGTGGACTGGCAGATGATCGTGGCCGTTCTCGGTCTGATGGTCATCGGCGTGTCGTTCATTTACAGCGCCAAACCGCCGACGGAAACCACCGCCTGGTATAACGCGTTTTATGTCCGCCAGATCATCTGGTACGCGATGGGGATCGGCGGCGCGATTGCCGTCTGCCTGGTTGACTATCATTCGTTGTCCCGCTGGGCGCTCATCGCCTACTGGGGCACGATTCTGCTGTTGATCGCTGTGTTGCTTCCGCACATCGGTGCCTACCGTCTTGGCGCGCGAAGGTGGATTGACCTGGGCTTTTTCCAGTTACAACCATCGGAGTTTGCAAAACTCTCGTTCATTTTTATCCAGGCCCATTTTCTAAGCCGCCCGGGTGAGGAGCTGCGCCAGCCGTATGTCTTCGTAAAGGCCGTGGGGCTCACGCTTCTGCCATTCCTGCTCATTTTGAAGGAGCCGGACCTTGGCTCCTCCCTGGTGCTCCTGCCGGTCGGCCTGGTAATGACCTACGTGGCCGGCGTCCCGCCCCGTTTTCTGCTGCGCCTGGTCGGCACGGTCGGAGTTCTGGTGGCGCTCTTGCTGGCGGACATTTTGTTCGCGCCGTCCAACTGGCAGATCAAGCTGGAGGATTACCAGCGGCGACGGTTGTGGGTTTATTTCGGCCGCGATTTCGCCGCCGACAAGAACACCGAAACCGAACGCCAGAAGGCTCGACTGCAGGAACGCAATGATTCCTGGAACGTCCGACAGGCGCTGATTTCGGTCGGTTCGGGCGGTTTCTGGGGCAAAGGGTGGCGCCAGGGCCAGCAGATCGCGCTCGGTTACCTGCCGCCCGTCGTCGCCCACAACGACTTTATTTTCTCTGTGATTGCCGAGGAGAAAGGTTTCCTGGGCAGTGTGCTCGTCCTCTCCCTCTACACCGTGGTTTTGTTCACCGGAATCCGCATTGCCGGCCAGGCGCGCGACCGCCTGGGCAAATTGCTGGCGGTGGGAGTGGTCACACTGCTCTTCAGTCATGTCTTCATCAATATCGGCATGAACATTCGCTTGATGCCCGTGACGGGCATTCCACTGCCGCTGCTCAGTTACGGCGGATCTTCAGTGATTTGCTCGTTGATCGCCGCAGGCATCCTGCAAAACGTGCACCTCTATCGGAGAAACTATTGA